The region CCCACCTTTTTCCTAATTTTTTTGAGGTCCTTATTTTTACTGTCCTTAGTAATCTCTGTGTCAAAGACACAAATCTTACCCTGACTAGGTTTCACAAGACCATTTAAATGCTGGAGCAGGGTTGACTTTCCAGACCCCGTATGACCAATAAGGGCCGTATACGAGCCCGTTTTTATATTCATATTTATATCAAAGAGAGCCTGACTCTCAAAGGGAGTCTTCTCCTGGTAGACATAAGCTACTTTTTCAAATGTAATTGCCATAAATAATCAACAAGCTCCTCTTCATCCATGTATCCATCAGGAAGCTCAAAGCCCCTATCTTTCAAATCAGCCTTGAGATTTGAAGTAAAGGGAACATCAAGTCCGATGGCTACCATATCCTCTTCCCCTTCAAAAATCTCCTCAGGCCTTGCAATCTTAAGAACCTGACCATCACCCATGACGATAATTCGATCAGAATTTACTGCCTCATCCAGGTCATGAGTTATGGAGATAACGGTCAAACCGTACTGATTCTTTAAATCCTTGACAACCTTCATGAGCTTGTCACGTCCGCTAGGATCAAGCATGCTTGTTGCCTCATCAAGAATGACAAGGTCAGGCCTTAGGGCAATAACGCCTGCGATTGCTACCCGCTGCTTTTGACCACCTGAAAGTCTAGCAGGCTCCTTGTCCTTAAAGGCCGACATACCGACTAAATCAAGGACCTGATCTACCCTAGCTCCCATCTCTTCATGGCTTAAAGCCTGATTTTCCATGCCAAAGGCTATATCATCTTCAACAGTCGCCCCGACAAATTGATTGTCTGGATTTTGAAAAACCATGCCAATTTTTTGGCGGATGTCCCAGACATTATCTTCCGTCAAAAGGCTTCCTGCGACCTTGATTTTTCCATCAAGCACAGGCATTAACCCATCAATCAAACGTGCAGTTGTTGATTTGCCCGAACCATTTCGGCCAATGATGCTTACCCATTCCCCCCTATAAACATCAAAACTCACACCTGATAAGTTAAGCCTATCACTATCTTCTTCATACTTATAACTTATGTTTTCAATTTCAAGAATTTTTTCCATTCTATAATTATATCATGCAAGGAGCTTCTTTGCATAGCCAGGGCCTGGGCTGGCTTAAGGGTTCTTATATAAATAAAAAAAGAAGGGATATCCCTTCTTGAAAACTTATGTTTTAGGTACCTGGTACAAGTCATAGCTAATCTTGCCTGAAATACTATCACCAAATTTGAGCTTGTTACGTGAATCTTCAAATGAAATCCTAATATCTTTAAAAAATTGTGTAATAAATCCAGTATTCTCCCACGTATTTTCTTGCTCCGATTTAGCGATAATAAAATCATGGCCTGTAGTAGCTCCACTTGCGACATTCCCAAAACTTGTAATCTTATAGGAGGCCTTACTCTTAACTTCCGTCAGATGATTTTCGGGAATACTTGCCTTCAGATACCAGCTCCTACTACTTTGATCATTAAAAATCTCAATTTGATTTTTTGACTTGGGTATCTTACTGGTAAGATTTTGCCTCCTTTGGTCAAAGTAATTTTCAAACATATAGGTGTCTGGTATATAGGTCATGGAGAGTTGGTCTGAGAGCGGTAAATCCCCACCACTTTCATAAAAATCAGCCATACTAACAGGTGATTTGCCATCCTCAATGATTATGGCAACAGGTGTTGAATCAAGCATTTCATTTGCTCTAGCAAGAATCCCTCCCGTAAAAAGGCCCGTAAAGCTCAACAAAATTAAAAAAAATCTTAACATCTAAGACTTGTGTCCTCCTAATAATTTCTTGGTTGAATAAATCTATCCAACCACCTTAGTATTATACACAAATTTCGTGAAATTTTTCATAAATTTTTTGAGATTCAAGATATTTTGCAACAAAAAAAGAAGAACCGAAGTTCTTCTTAATGACTTGAGCTAAAAAATTAGCTTGGGTCTGTAACCATGTAAAGTTGGTAATCGATAGTACCGTTGACTTGGTCACCAGCTTTAAGTTGGTTCTTGCTGTCTGTAAAGTTGATAGAAACTGCTGTAACTTGGGTTGAGATAGTACCAGTGTTGTTTGCTGATGAAGGTGAAGCAGCACTCTTAGCTACAACTCCGTTGTAACCTGTAGTTGCAACGTTAGTTGCAGTACCGTTACCGTTAGCTCCATTAGTTGTAATGTTGAACTGTGTTACAGGAAGATCTGCATCAGGTGTTCCAGGTGTTCCTGGGTTTACTGCACCAAGAGTAAGAGCTTGTCCACGTACTTCAGCTTTAACATTCCATACACGGCTTCCACGGTCATTGAAGACTGTAATAGCATCAGTACCATCACCAGGTGTACCACTACCGATAGTCCCTGAAGCAATTGAGTAAGTACCATTAGATACCTTTTGTGAAAACTCGTACTTAGTTGGTACATGCTCTAGAGTCAAGCTAGTTTGTCCAGGAGCAACTGGTGATGTTGGATCTGTTGGAACAGGTGGGTTGATTGGGTCAGGATTTGGGTGAACAGTGTCATCATCTAGAATTGTGATGTTAAACTGTGAATTGTTTGTTTGTCCTGTAACCACGTGATTTTCATCAGCAGCGAAGGCTGTAGCAGCTCCAGATCCAACAAGAACAGCACCAGCAAGACCAAGTCCTAGTAATTTCTTTGCATTCATTAAAGAATACCTCCTAAATATAATGTACTAAGGTTCATAGGTAAACCTGAGTAGTGATGATTGTATACCTATAATCAAGCACTGCGCTGTCTTATAGTCTCCGGTAATCGTGCTTAATCTGATTATCCGGTCTATCAGTATCCTTTTAAAGGGGGAAAGATACTCATAGACCAGATAAGCAAAGTAAGTCATAAACCACCGAAGGTATATACTTGCCTAAGTAAAACTTTGATTCCGATAAGGTAGCTAGTGAATATGATTCAAAGCACACCTATCTTATTTGTTGTGAATATAGTAACAGATAACTTAGATTATAAAGAAGCTATTTAACCATGTTTCATCCATATACTACTACAATATTATATTACCATTAGACTTATTATTTTTCCACTAATTTGTATTAAATAACATACTTTTTTGCAAGTTACTTAATCACTAGGGAGCATTAACAAGGGTCCAGGTAATACCTAGCGAGCTATAGCTATTTATGGGAATGTAGTCGTCACTTTTTAGAAGGACGCCCTCAGTCTCAAGCCAAGACTTGTTGTAAGTAATGCTTCCATTACCATCAGTCGAGGTGGTTGTACCCGTAGTCATAGTACCATTTGACGCCTTACCAAAGACCGCATTATTATTAAGGGCACTTGCAGTATCAGATGGATTTTTCTTCCAAACCAGGCTAAAAGGTGCACTTCCTTGGACAGTAGCTACCAAATTCCAGCCAGGAGTTGTGTTAATGCGTGAGTCTTTGACGCTAAAGGCCATACTGTTACCACTATCCCTATTGAGGATACCCTTGGTATTTACCATGTATCTGCCAGTCCAGTTAAGTTGTGACGGAACACTCTTTAGGGCTACCATGCCATCAACACTAACGTTCATAGCTAAGACAGCGTTTACATTGGTATTTGCTGTACTTTTAACAGGTGTTAGATTGCCATCAAGAGTTTTTCTAAAGGCCTTGATAAGGAATTGTCTGTTATTAAGCTTAACAGGTAGATTAGCTGAAGGGATGGTAAAGTTAACTTGTGCAAAAGTCGCATCACCAGGGGTTGAAGCAATATTTGCTATATCAGCTCCCACCTGAGTATTGGTAACTGAATCCCATAATTGGAAGACCAGGTTGTTAAAGCGTCCTGGATCATTCCAGTAGAAGGAACCTGTATAGTTAGCCGCATTATCTGTTGCCGTAGTAAGTGAGATATTTTTGGTGCTAGTATCACTTCCATCACTTGACCAAGCAAGACTGACTGGGGTATTTCTAACAAAGGACATGAAAGTCGTCTGTGTCAAACTTTGTGTCTGACTTGGTGAACCTGTCGTAAAAGCAGGACCTCCAGTCCTTGTATAAACATCATTGATACCAGTCCAGGTACCAGGATTATCCTGGCTAACAAAGCTCTGATAGTTACTATTGGTAGGCGTATTGATGTAGGAATTATAACCCAAGGTATTAGCTCCAAAGGTATTGAAGTTAATATTTACATTACCTCCGACTGGCTGACCATTATTTGGAGATAATCCACCTTCAATCAAAAGTCTAGCTGCATCATTAATATTGAAGTTACCTTGACCATTTATACTCATGGCATCTCCATTGGCTGATGAGAAGACAGCACTAGAATTTTTAGGCATGTTTACTGTGATATTTTGAAACATAGATGTATTAATTGAGTGGATATCTAGGTTGGCACCTTCAGCCAAGGTAAAATTTGGTGTGAAGCCGGTCTGATTTATAAATCGACCTGTTCCCAAAACAGGCGTCACTTGTTTTGCATAAAAAGTACCATTCTTACCAATATTAACATTTACCTGACTAGCACCACTATAGATTATATCGTGCCTAGTTGTTGGGACAATAAAGCTTGCATTTTCTCCAATTGTTATATTAACAGGTGCAGTAGTAGTAGCTGAGTATATAAAACCCAAATTATACTGATTATTATCATTAACTGTCGTTGTACTATTGTCTTCGAAAACAAAGTTAGAACCCTCTGCAAATTCTTGTGAATACGGGCCACCCATCATATTGAAAGTATTAGTCCCCCGAAAAACAACCTTATTAGTTCCACCAGTCAAATAAATAGGCTGCGAACCATAGTCAGAAAAATAGCTAAGGTTCTCGACAATCAAAGTATTGCCAGTTTGTGAATCTGAGCCTGCTGGAGCAATCCCATAATAATTTCCGGCATTCATTGTGTTGTTAGATCCTAAAAGACTTGCTTTCCCAAAAGAAATATTCTTGTAGTATATCGTTATGTTATTACCACTAAAGTACAGTCCCTGTTGCATATTTCCACCACCATATGTGATAGCCCATTTTCCCTGACCATCAACCGTGATATTACGCTTAACTGGATAGCTATTAGTACCAAATGATAAATCAGCGGTCAAAATGATATTACTAATATTGGAGTTTCCAAGTGCAGTTGTTAAATCCGTAAGGCTCCCAACATAGGCAGTCGATGCATCCATGGTTGATACAGCAGCCAAGGGGCCAATAGACCTAGCTGCTGGACTAGCTGGAACCTCAGAAGTCGAGCTGCTATCAGAAGACGTAGAAGCTACAGATGATTCGCTGGCGTTTGAAAGAATTTGGCTAGATGAAAGAGACGAACTCACTTGTTCAGAAATTGAAGACGTTCCTGAAGGTTCTGAACCAACTCCTTCCGCAAAAATTGAACCGCCTTTTAGTAAACCTACAGACAAACAAGATAAAAGCATGGCTCCTTTAAAAAAAACTCGATATCTCAATTTGTCCCTCCTGTACTTCTATCCATCAAAACAGCAAACTCTAACCGCTTTAATGAAGTTATTTTAATAAATTAATGTATACATATCATATCGTGAATTGGATATGTGAACAAAAATACAACAATATTATTGGTAATTTATAAATTCATGTGTATATCTTACTTTATTGTTATGGATATGATATCACAGCTTTTATAAAAAATCTATCTTTTTGATTGGTTTTTTTACAAAAAAATTACAAAAAAAGAGGACTAAGTCCTCTCAATAAATTCAGTTATTTTATGGGGTTACAGCTAGAAGCCAAGTGATGGTAACATTACTGTAACTTCCAATACTTAGATAATCACCAGTGTAAGCCAAGACCCCCACATCCTCAGCCCAGGTCTTAGTATAGTTGTTACTGCCATCCCGACTGACATCATTGTTTGTGAAAACTGTCTGATAGTCAAGGTCAACAGGACTACTACCACTGTCTGCCTTCCAAAGAAGAGCATACTCATCAAATCCACTTACAAGAGTCTTTAAAACCCAGTGCTGGGGGGTGGGTCTTACATCATTAACTGTGACTGAGATGGTATTACCCGTATCCCTTGTAAGAATTCCCATTGATTGTGACATGGTACGATTGGTCCAGGAAAGATTGGTCGGGGCTGATACAAGAACTAGGGGCGGATCTGTTACGGTTAAGTTAAGGGTCAAAGGTGGCCCCGTAGTATCCTCTACCTTCTGACCATTCGAGGTGGTCTTATAAACCCTGATGGTAAAGGTGTATGACCCGACTGGAATATTAGCTGACAATATATAGTAGGTAAATGAATGGTAGTTGGTCGTTCCATCAGTGGTGGCTCCTGTGAAATCTGGTCCCACCTGATTGTTTGAGCTATCAAAAATCCTAAAGGTCAAATTGCGATTTGCCCCCTGGTCTCGCCAGTAGAGGTGGTCCCCAAAGTCACCAATAGCTGTAGTGACTGATTTGGAAGAGACAATACTTCCGTCAGCCCAGGACAAGAGAACGGGGGTTCTCCGCTCAAGGACAAGCTTGGTTGCCCCGTTTAGGGCAGTAACTTCAGCTGGTGCAAAGTTAGTCGTATTTCTGGTAAAGTTCCCTCCTGATGCGACCGTCCAGTAATTGGTGTTGGTCTGAGTAAGAAGAGGATTAGGGTTACTGCCGACAAAGGCATCATAGCCCGTTGTTCCATTACTAAAGGTTGAAAAATTAATCCTTAGGTTATTTCCAGCAACCTTACCTGATGTTCCTTGAAAACTAAGCCTTGAAGCATTATTGATATTAAAGGTCAAAAGATAGGAGTTGGTTTGGGTAGTAATGGCCTGACCAGACGCTGAGCTCCAATAGACCTCGGAATCCCGTCCCTGGTTGACCGTCATATTTTGAAAGACCGATGTTAAAGCGGTCTGAGCACTAAATTTACTACCAACACCCAAGGTTATAGTAGGACTAAGACCATCCTGATAAATGAGTCTTCCATTACTATTACCTGATTTTGGGGTAGTAGTAGTAAAATTCAAGACACCTCCATCTGCAATATTTATAACTGGATTATAACCTGAATAAATAAAATCATGTTTAGATGAAATATTAACAGTGGCACCTGCCCCTACCTGCATGTTTAAGCCCGTATTATACGCCCAAATAAAACCTGAATTCTCAGTATTAGTATCTGTTATATTGGTGGTACTTCCTGCAGAAAAAGTGATATTACATGTTTCTGCAAACTCCTGAGATCCTGATCCTCCGCCCATGATAAAGGTGTTGTTTCCGCTCAGGGTTAAAGAATCAGAAATTGCTGGTAGGTAGAAGGGCTGGGCTCCGTAATCTGAATAGTAGCCAATATTTTGAGCGATTATAGCCCTTCCACTTCCTGTACCTCCAGGTGCAATAATACCATAGTTATTATTGGCATTGGTCTGGCTATTACTACCAAGAGCTGCTTGAACACCAAAATTTACATTCATAAGAGTAATAGTTAGATTATTGGCCCCAAAAACTAGGCCTAGATTGGGAGACCCAGAACTTCCCGGCTGACCATAGGTTATGGTCCAGCGACCACCCATACCATCATTCTTATCCCCATTGATGGTCAGATTCCTTGGAATTGAGTAAGCTCCAGCCCCCAGGTTAATATTATTTGTAAGATTAATGGTATCAACAGTCGGTAGGGCTAGGGCAATAACTAAATCTGCTACACTCCCCACAGAGTAGCTAATCCTAGGTGACACCATGGTTGATGATTGGTCGTCATTAAGACTAGCTTCAGGCTCTTCTGATGAGGCCTGTCCAATAGAGCTTGAATTATCTGACATGGATGAAGTGTCTTGGCTGACCCATGAATTTGATGAGCTTTGATCTAAGGAGCTCGTAGAAGCTTCTGACTGAGAGCTTTCAACTATTGACTGATTGATGGAACCAGGCTCCACCGAATTTGAGCTCTCAAGGGCTTGGATACTTAAGGAATTAAATCCACAAAAAAGAAAAACTACCAAGACTAAAAAATTTTTCTTCAAAAAATTATTTTTCAATTGTAATACCTCGCTTACCGCTCAAACCTTTAATTTATTTATATAAGTTACATAATTAAAGCACATATTTCACTAATTATGTAAAATAAATTACATGATATTATAAAATAATGTACCCTAAATATACATAATTAAATGACGAATCCACTAAAAATCTTAAAAATATCCTTATTTTTAAGTATTATTCGCTATTTTATGAAAAATAAACCTATAATATTGGAAAAATAATAATATTTTGTTATAAAATATTTGGTCTAAATTTCACTAATACAAAACAAATATTAACACAATAAAAAGTAAAAATCTAATTTAAGGTAGACTTTGCAAGCTTTTTTCGCAAAAAAAAATAGACAGCTTGTGCTGTCTATTTAACATCCTTGAAAACTTTGGTATTTTTGGCAAAATAATCATAGCCTGAATAGATTGTAAAGAAGAGGCAGATGTATAAGGTAATATTACCCAGGGTCTTCATTCCAAGAAGGAGGAAGATGATGGCAAGCATCTGACTTGCAGTCTTTATTTTCCCAGGCATGGCGGCAGCCAAGACTGCACCTCCATTTTCGACTAATAAAAGGCGAAGACCTGTAACTGCAAGCTCCCTACAGATGATTACAGCAACCACCCAGGCAGGAGCAAAGCCCAAGGCTACTAGCATGATGAAGGCTGCCATGACAAGCATCTTATCAGCCAAGGGATCGGCAAATTTACCAAAGTTTGTTACTAGATTGTCCCGTCTTGCGATATAGCCGTCAAGCCAGTCAGTAGCACTTGCAAAGGCAAAGATAATTGCTGCTAGAAGGTGGGTTAGGGGGATACCAAAGACCATTAGAGATCCTGGTAGGGATAAGATTATAATGAATACTGGAATCAAGATGATTCGTAGAAGGGTTAGTTTGTTGGGTAGATTCATCTCCATGAAAGGGAGCTCGCTTTCTTAATTTTGGTAGGTAATGTTAAGGGTTATTGTGCCTGTTGTGGCCGTAAGGTTTGCTAGGTCAAGATTTTGACCATTAATCTTGATGCTTACACCTTGCACAACACCCAGAGTTATAATACTAGTAGTTGTTCGGTCAGTAAGTTTGGTTTGAGCTGACTTATTTGTAGGACTTAGGATAAGACCTGTGGCCAAATCTGAGTTGGTCACAGAAATCCATGAGCTGACATTATCTGCTACAGTAAGCTCGATACTTACAGGATTACTTGCATCAGTAACCTGAGCTGTTATGGCAGCCCCTGTGCCTGTAAGCGTGATTTGTTCCGCCTTTTTAGGAGCTTCCTTACTGGTTTCATCCTTACTTGTGCTTGTACTTGACTGGTCCTTATTTTCAGAGGTTTTTTGCTGATTGTCTTGTTCACTACTTATGTGACTACTTGTTTGACTGCTGGTCTGGCTTATTTTGTCACCAGTTGGCAGCAAGGCCTTGGGACGATTTAGAAAAACAACCAAAAAGACACCAACCAGGATTAAAAGGGCTGCACCTGAAAGTAAAATTAAGGGCAAGCGTGCCTTAAGTTTTTCATGAAAACTTTTTCTTTCCCTCTCCTGCTCCCTCTCATCTATTTCAAAATCGGCTAGACTGGCCTTGAAATCATCTGTATATGAATCAAGTACCTCCTCTTCTCCGATTTTTTGACCACTTTCATAGTAGTTGATTAAGGGACCATAATCAATACCCAGACGGTCTGAGTACTGCTTGATATAAGCACGCACATAGAAGCTTCCTGGAATAAGCTTATAGTCATCTGCTTCAAGGGCTAAGATATACTTTCTCTTGATTCGTGTCGTCTCCACAGCTTCATCAACAGTCCAACCCTTCTCTCGCCGCATATGGGCCAGGAATTCTCCAGCTGTTTTAGCTTTCATACTACCTCCTTTCTCAATCTTTCTTTCTTAATTATTTGTTACAAGTATACAATTATTTTAATCATTTTTAAAGGTCTAAGTACCTAGCCCTCTAGTCGCTTCTTAATACAAAAGACACTTTTTTGCAGGGAAGCTAGGAATTTTCTTCCATTGTCTCTTACAAGTTCCAAGTTAATTTTTTCTAAAACCTGCGGATAATCAAAGAAGGTAAGTCCTTCGTAGATATTTGATGCAAATTGATTGGCAATAAATTCAAGAGAATTCATGCTCTTAAAGTAGTTGCCCAAGTAATCCTTCTTGATGAGCCTTAGATGATCTTCAGTAAAATCAGGGTCAAGCTCAAAATTATTTAAGGCAGCCGTAAGCTCTTCTTCTAGGAACTTTATGTCCTCGCTGTCGCAGGTAAAGCTTGCCATATGAAAACGCTCATGAAGCTCAAAGTTGTAGTCAAAGGAGTCGTCGATTACCCCTTCATTGTAGAGCCTTTCGTACCTTTTGCTGGTCGAACCAAAGAGCATGGTCAAAAGGAAGAAGTTGGACATCCTATAGGTTAGAAGTTCCTTGCCATCTTGCGGCAAGAGATCTCCTCCCCTAAAGCCTAGGGCAAATTTGCTGTTTACAAGATCCATCTCTATCTGCCTATAGGCTAGGGAATCCTCAGCTTCAAACTCCCTTCTTTTGATTTGTCGGGCTTGTGGCAAGGTCTTTTGGGCCTGATTATTGCGGACGAAATCCGCCATCTGTTTGATATCAAAGGGACCTGTGATGAAAAGACTCATATTTTTTGGCTGATAGAAGGTCTTATAATTTTCGTAAAGGTCACAAGCTGTAATGTCACTAATACTCTTGGGACTACCAGCTATATCAGCAGCAAGAGGGGATCCTGGATAGAGATTTTCTAGGAGACCAAAGTAAAGCCTCCAGTCAGGGTCATCTTGATACATCTGAATCTCCTGGGTGATGATCCCCTGCTCACTTGCCACACCCTCCTCGGTAAAGTAAGGCTCCTGAACAAAATCCAAAAGTAGACCTAGACTCTCATAAACCTCTTCACTTGTCGAAAAGAGGTAGCTGGTTCTTTCAAAGCTTGTAAAGGCATTACTGGCTGCTCCAAGTCTTGCAAAGTCTTGAAAGACATCGCCAGATTCTTTTTCAAAAAGTTTATGCTCCAAAAAATGGGCAATTCCTTCTGGATAAGTCTTGAAAGAATCTCCGTCATAGGGAGTAAATGATGTATCTAAAGAGCCAAACTTAGTGGTAAAAAGGGCATAGGTCTTATTGTAGGAAGGCATAGGCAGATAATAGACCCTTAGGCCATTTGCTAAATCTTCCTGGTAGAGGGCCTCTTCTACCGCCTGGTATTCAATCTTCTTAAGCATCCTGGTCATCTCCCTTCAAAAAATAAATGGTCTCTAGGCTTACAAGCTGTGCAACCCTTACAACATCTTCTGAACTAACCTCAAAAAGGGCTTCAAGCCAGCTTTCCTGATCCTTATAAAGATTTGGAAACTCAGCTTGAATAAAGGCCTGCTCAATCAAGTTAGCTGGAGAATCTTGTGCTAGCTTATAAGAAGTTTCAAGCATTTTTTTGGTTTGTTCAAGGTCTTCCTGGCTAAAATCACCAAGCCTCATGGCTTCAACTTCTTGGCCGACAAGAAAAATAACCCTGTCTTTTTTAGCAGCTTCAATCCCTGCTCTAATCCTTAAGAATCCTCGGTAAGAATCAAGGGAGCTTGAAGCATAGTAAGCAAGCCCCTCCTTCTCCCTAACATTCATAAATAGCTTGGAGTGAGCAAAGCCACCTAAAATCCCATTGTAGACCAAGAGAGCCATATAAAGACTATCTCCAAAGTAGACAGGAAGATTGTAGGCAAATTCAATAATCGACTGATTGGCTGGCTTATCTTCTTCAACAAGCTCAAACTCCTTGAGCTCTTGCCTGTAAAAGTAGTCGGTAGGTTTTGGAGACAAGGTATCATTTGCTCGGTCTGTAAAAGCAAATTTTTTAAAGCTTTCCTCAATAAAAGCTTCAGTCTGGTCATCAAAATCCCCCAGAACAAATAGGTCAATCTCATCTTCCTTAAGCATTTTTTGGTAATACTTATAGGTGGTAAAACGGTCCTCAGCCCTAACGAGATCAGCTGTGGCACTACTTGGAAGCTTCATGTCACTATCCGTGAAATAAAGGCTGGTCAACCTCTGACTGGCGTAGTAGGACCTGTCTTCAACGCTTGCTTCCAAATACTTTATGAGATTTTTTTGCTCCCTCAAATAGGTCTCACGGTCAAAGGACAGCTGCCCCCCGCTTGTACTAAGAAGGGGATTAAAAATCACATCACCTAGGAAGGTCAAAGCCTCCTGTAAAAGGCCTGGATCCTTTACCAAATTAGGATTAACAAGGGATAGATTAATGGTTAGAAGGTGCTTTTTACCCTTTTTGGCCACCCTGGTTGAAAAAGTAGCCCCGTACATGTCTGAAAGCTTCAAGTCAAGATCTCTGTTACTGGTAAGATTTTTATTGCTGGTCTCCCACAGGTTTGAGATTAAAATCCTGTTGGCTAAAATTTGAGCCTTAAAATCAGCCTTAAAACGAATGACAAAACTTACAGTCTTGAATTTCTTCTCCTTTATTATAGTCAGATTAACACCTTTTTTTAGCTGCATATTCCGCCCTTTCTTCTCCTTGAATGATGTTTTCATTATAACAGATTTAGCAGGAAAAATTGCTAATCTTTATTTGGATTTGATCTCATGGGAAAGATTAATTTACAGGCTAAGATTATCTACCATTTTATGGTAGAATAGGGGCATGAATTATATACTATTTGATGAATTTATCACCCTTGGCAAACTGCTCAAGGAGATTGATATGATAAGTAGCGGTGGGGCCGCTAAGGCCTTCCTCGCTGAGAACACTATTATTATGAACGGGGAATTTGAGAACCGTCGCGGAAGAAAATTACGGGTGGGTGACCGCCTTGAATTTCCAGATTTTAACCTAGTCATCGAGATTTCTGCCCCAAGCGAGGAGGAAAGGGCTGAATTCCTAGAAGAAAAGGAAGAAAAAGAGCGAGTTAAGGAAATCGTTGCAAGACTTAATAAGGAAAATAAAAAAACAACCAAAAAACCTGCCAAACCTCGCTTTCCTGGAGTAAAATAAATGAAGCTAGAAAATATCTCTCTTAGAAATTTCAGGAATTATGATAGTTTGGACCTTGACTTCCATCCCAATTTGAATATCTTCCTGGGGCAAAATGCCCAAGGTAAGACCAACATCTTAGAGAGTATTTACTTCCTAGCCCTCACCAAAAGTCACAG is a window of Streptococcaceae bacterium ESL0729 DNA encoding:
- a CDS encoding energy-coupling factor ABC transporter ATP-binding protein gives rise to the protein MEKILEIENISYKYEEDSDRLNLSGVSFDVYRGEWVSIIGRNGSGKSTTARLIDGLMPVLDGKIKVAGSLLTEDNVWDIRQKIGMVFQNPDNQFVGATVEDDIAFGMENQALSHEEMGARVDQVLDLVGMSAFKDKEPARLSGGQKQRVAIAGVIALRPDLVILDEATSMLDPSGRDKLMKVVKDLKNQYGLTVISITHDLDEAVNSDRIIVMGDGQVLKIARPEEIFEGEEDMVAIGLDVPFTSNLKADLKDRGFELPDGYMDEEELVDYLWQLHLKK
- a CDS encoding WxL domain-containing protein, yielding MNAKKLLGLGLAGAVLVGSGAATAFAADENHVVTGQTNNSQFNITILDDDTVHPNPDPINPPVPTDPTSPVAPGQTSLTLEHVPTKYEFSQKVSNGTYSIASGTIGSGTPGDGTDAITVFNDRGSRVWNVKAEVRGQALTLGAVNPGTPGTPDADLPVTQFNITTNGANGNGTATNVATTGYNGVVAKSAASPSSANNTGTISTQVTAVSINFTDSKNQLKAGDQVNGTIDYQLYMVTDPS
- the pgsA gene encoding CDP-diacylglycerol--glycerol-3-phosphate 3-phosphatidyltransferase, which codes for MNLPNKLTLLRIILIPVFIIILSLPGSLMVFGIPLTHLLAAIIFAFASATDWLDGYIARRDNLVTNFGKFADPLADKMLVMAAFIMLVALGFAPAWVVAVIICRELAVTGLRLLLVENGGAVLAAAMPGKIKTASQMLAIIFLLLGMKTLGNITLYICLFFTIYSGYDYFAKNTKVFKDVK
- a CDS encoding helix-turn-helix domain-containing protein; translation: MKAKTAGEFLAHMRREKGWTVDEAVETTRIKRKYILALEADDYKLIPGSFYVRAYIKQYSDRLGIDYGPLINYYESGQKIGEEEVLDSYTDDFKASLADFEIDEREQERERKSFHEKLKARLPLILLSGAALLILVGVFLVVFLNRPKALLPTGDKISQTSSQTSSHISSEQDNQQKTSENKDQSSTSTSKDETSKEAPKKAEQITLTGTGAAITAQVTDASNPVSIELTVADNVSSWISVTNSDLATGLILSPTNKSAQTKLTDRTTTSIITLGVVQGVSIKINGQNLDLANLTATTGTITLNITYQN
- a CDS encoding pitrilysin family protein, yielding MLKKIEYQAVEEALYQEDLANGLRVYYLPMPSYNKTYALFTTKFGSLDTSFTPYDGDSFKTYPEGIAHFLEHKLFEKESGDVFQDFARLGAASNAFTSFERTSYLFSTSEEVYESLGLLLDFVQEPYFTEEGVASEQGIITQEIQMYQDDPDWRLYFGLLENLYPGSPLAADIAGSPKSISDITACDLYENYKTFYQPKNMSLFITGPFDIKQMADFVRNNQAQKTLPQARQIKRREFEAEDSLAYRQIEMDLVNSKFALGFRGGDLLPQDGKELLTYRMSNFFLLTMLFGSTSKRYERLYNEGVIDDSFDYNFELHERFHMASFTCDSEDIKFLEEELTAALNNFELDPDFTEDHLRLIKKDYLGNYFKSMNSLEFIANQFASNIYEGLTFFDYPQVLEKINLELVRDNGRKFLASLQKSVFCIKKRLEG
- a CDS encoding pitrilysin family protein — protein: MQLKKGVNLTIIKEKKFKTVSFVIRFKADFKAQILANRILISNLWETSNKNLTSNRDLDLKLSDMYGATFSTRVAKKGKKHLLTINLSLVNPNLVKDPGLLQEALTFLGDVIFNPLLSTSGGQLSFDRETYLREQKNLIKYLEASVEDRSYYASQRLTSLYFTDSDMKLPSSATADLVRAEDRFTTYKYYQKMLKEDEIDLFVLGDFDDQTEAFIEESFKKFAFTDRANDTLSPKPTDYFYRQELKEFELVEEDKPANQSIIEFAYNLPVYFGDSLYMALLVYNGILGGFAHSKLFMNVREKEGLAYYASSSLDSYRGFLRIRAGIEAAKKDRVIFLVGQEVEAMRLGDFSQEDLEQTKKMLETSYKLAQDSPANLIEQAFIQAEFPNLYKDQESWLEALFEVSSEDVVRVAQLVSLETIYFLKGDDQDA
- the yaaA gene encoding S4 domain-containing protein YaaA, coding for MNYILFDEFITLGKLLKEIDMISSGGAAKAFLAENTIIMNGEFENRRGRKLRVGDRLEFPDFNLVIEISAPSEEERAEFLEEKEEKERVKEIVARLNKENKKTTKKPAKPRFPGVK